The Methanosarcina barkeri str. Wiesmoor DNA segment GAGTATATTAAGGTCTCCAGTCAATCTTCAGCAAAGCCAGTAGCTGAATTTTCTGCGAATCCAACATCAGGAAAAACACCATTAAAGGTTAAATTTACTGACACAAGCACTGGTTCTCCAACTTTCTGGTTCTGGAAATTTGGGGACGGGTCAAAGTCATTCCACCAGAACCCTGTTCACAAGTATTCAAAGGCAGGAACATATACTGTTAACTTGACTGTAAAGAATGCTAAAGGCAAGAACACGGTAACAAAAACAGAATACATAAAAGTGATAACAAAACCTGCTGCAAACTTCAACAGCAGTGTTACATTAGGAAAAACACCATTAAAGGTTAAATTTACTGACACAAGTACAGGAATACCTGCTAAATGGAGATGGGACTTTGGAGATGGAGCAAAGTCATTCCTCAAGAATCCGGTTCACAAGTATTCTAAGGCAGGAACATATACTGTTAACTTGACAGTAAAGAATGCTAAAGGCAAGAACACGGTAACAAAAACAGAATATATAAAAGTGATTACAAAACCAGCTGCAAACTTTTCTGCAACTCCAACCTCAGGAAAAACGCCATTAAAGGTTAAATTTACTGACACAAGTACAGGAATACCTGCTAAATGGAGGTGGGACTTTGGAGACGGAGCAAAGTCATTCCATCAGAATCCTGTTCACAAGTATTCAAAGGCAGGAACATATACTGTTAACTTGACAGTAAAGAATGCTAAAGGCAAGAACACGGTAACAAAAACACAATATATAAAAGTTGTATAAAAGGACAACAAATACAAGACCTAAAATATATTCTGAAAGCAAATAAATCCTTAACTTGAAAAACAATAAAAAATCGAGGCTAAAGGGTTGAGAGATCATTGATCAAATCTGGCAAAATAGCCCTTTAGCCTCGTTGAACAGAGTTGAAAACCAACTTTGGTTTGAAATTTTTAATAACTGACACCATTACCTAATCTCAGGTTAGCATGAAAGTGTGGAATAAAACTGGTTCCTCATGTGTATTCTTCCTTTTCTGCTCATAATCACATTTAAACTTCGATGACAATTTTTTGGTTAGTTTAGGTACAACTTTGAAAAATCAAAATGCCGACAATTTACTGCAAGTGGTGAGGGCTTAATAACCAAAAAAAGCAGGGTAGAGTACTTTCATTTATTTGTTCATGTTGTTCGAAAAATATTATGCGCATTTAGATTCCTTTATCCTAATGATAAATATCCTATTATGGATTTATTTGTTCCTGTTATTCGAAAAATATTATGCGCATTTAGATTCCTTCATCCTAATGATGAGTCTATCCCAAAACCTATTTAATTCTAAATCATCCTGAGTTTTCAGGATCATTTTAGTTATTAGGTATTCAATTGACTGTTCTAAATACAAGGTTCACAAATCAAATTTTGAGTTTCAGGATAGGCTCGATAAATATCCTATTATGGGTAAATAATAACATAAAAAGATATAAATCATGGATATTATGTTACTAATATATATATTTGTGTTAATTATGATGAATATAAATTAATATGTTCTTATTTTTTTCAAACAACTTAAATACTTCTTACTATTCATTCTTTTTTGAGTTTCTCTGAAAAAGGAGACACTATCTTCAAAGCAGGATTAAACGTCTGGCCCTTTACAAACTGACAATAAAAATAAAAGTTGTAATTTTGAGAAATTTGTCCATACAGCTTTTAAAAATTTTGTTTTTGGTCTCAAAAATAACTACAAATTTTACAGAGTAGTCGGATTTTAGGAAGTTGAATCTGATCTGAAAACCATTCGCGAGTACAGATTTAAATTTTCAAATTCACGGCAAAAAGGTTTCAATTTTTTTGTTTATAGGAGTTTTTCCTCCAAATTTGAACAGATACAAAATCATTACGATTCAACCCGAACAGACCTCTCAGGCCTTTCCAAAGCGGGCCGCAATAGTAGGTTTCAGGGAGAATCTCAAAGTAGGTGAATAAAAAGATGAAAAAAATATTTCTGATTCTCTGTATCGTTGCACTGATGTGCATGACTGGATTAGTGTCCGCAGCAGTTGTGACAGATGCTCCTGTCGCAAACTTCACTGCTAATCCCACCAGCGGCACTGCCCCCCTAACTGTACAGTTCACTGACATATCCACCAACGCAACCAGCTGGGCGTGGGACTTTAATAACGATGGAACTGTAGACAGCACTGAGCAGAACCCGGTTTACACTTACACCGCAGCTGATAACTATACCGTCAACCTCACGGTTGCCAATGCAGGTGAGAAGAGTGATTCTGAAGTAAAGACCGATTACATTGTCGTAAATGAATCGCTTCCGAAGTCACTGGTTGCAAACTTTACTGCAAATGTGACAACCGGTACATCACCACTGACCGTCGAATTCATAGATATCTCTACTGGCTCACCGACGAGCTGGCAATGGGATTTCAACGATGATGGGATAATTGACAGTACTAAGCAGAATCAAATCTACACGTATTCAAAAGCAGGTAACTATACCGTCAACCTTACGGTTTCCAACGCCGACGGTAACGATTCTGAAGTAAAAATCGAGTACATTATTGTGAGTGAATCACTTTCTGGAGCTCCGGTTGCAGATTTTGCAGCAACACCTACTTCTGGAGATGCACCACTTACTGTTAACTTCACTGATGCTTCAAATGGTACGGTTTCTTCCTATTCATGGGACTTTGATAATGATGGAACTGTGGACAGCACTGAGCAGAACCCCTCGTATACCTACACCTCAGCTGGCAAATACACCGTCAACCTCACTATCACGAACGCCACTGGTAGTGACTCCAAAGTGAAAACGAATTATGTAACTGTAGAAGGAACAGGAACTGGTGGACTTGCAGACACAGCATGGCCCAAATTCCACAGAGATCTCAACAACACCGGGCAATCACCATATAACGGGCCGCAGACTAACACTACCATATGGAACTACACCACTGGGTCCATCAATTACGCATCTCCTGTTATTGGATCAGATGGAACCATCTATATCGGGAGTTACGGAAACAGTAAATTATATGCAATAAACCCTGATGGAACCCTAAAATGGACATACAACACAGGAGGCAAAATCTCAGGTTCAGCGGCTATCGGGACAGATGGAACAATTTACATTGGAAGCTACGACAAAAATATTTATGCAATAAACCCTGATGGAACCCTAAAATGGGCATACAACACAGGAGGCTCAATCTCAGGTTCAGCGGTGATTGGATCAGACGGAACCATATACATAGGAAGCAGTGACGATAAAGTCTATGCTATAAATCCCGACGGAACCCTAAAATGGACATACACTACAGGAAAAACGATTTCCGGTTCATTGGCGATTGGAAAAGATGGAACTATATACATAGGAAGCTATGACAAATATCTACACGCACTAAATCCCAATGGCACACTTAAATGGAAATATAAAACATGGCAATTCTACCATGGATCCCCATCAATTGGAACAGATGGAACTATATATACAGGAAGCTCTGGAAGCAGTAACTTATACGCATTAAATCCCGATGGAACACTAAAATGGAGATATTCCACAGGGGATATATATGGAGGCACACCCGCAATTGCAACTGATGGAACTATATATATAGGAAGCTACAGTCGTAGCCAAATCTATGCCTTGAATCCTGACGGAACACTGAAATGGACGTACAACGCAGGAGCTATTTTTGGTTCAATGGCTCTTGGAGCAGACGGAACCATATACATAGGAAGCAGTGACAAGAAAGTCTATGCAATAAATCCTGATGGAACCCTAAAATGGAGCTATACCACCGGAGGCACAATATACGGTTCGCCAGTTATTTCAGCAGACGGAACTCTTTACATTGGAAGCTACGACGGTAAATTATATGCTTTCAAAGATGTTGGTCCTGTTGCCAATTTCACCGCCACCTATGTTCCCGGTGCCCCGCTAACAATTCAGTTTAATGACACTTCCAGCTATAACCCGACTTCTTGGGCATGGGACTTTGGAGACAACGAGACCTCCACTGAGCAGAACCCGGTACATACCTATGCAAAAGCTGGGAACTACACTGTCACTCTCACTGCAGCTAATGATTACGGCAGCGACGCTGAGACTAAAACTGAAAGATTCGAAACTTTAGTCGCCACATCGATCACGGTTTCTCCTGTTTCTGCTCAACTCTATCTGAACAAGACCCAGCAGTTCTCTGCAACTGCTATCGATCAGTTTGGGAAAAACATGTCTGACGTTTCCTTCACCTGGTTGAGCAGTAACGAAAGCGTTGGTACTATCAATACCTCAGGGCTATTAACATCTCTTGCCCCAGGCACGACAAATGTCACCGCTTCATCCGGGAATGTCAGCGCATTCGCACAGGTAACAGTCATAGGGCCATCTCCAGACCTTAACATATCTTCCGTCACCTCCACTACATATCCAATTTCTTACAATAAAATCACTGCAACTATCAGGAATGAGGGAACCGAGGATGCAGGTGCATTCAAAACCAATTTCACAGTGGACGGCAACACCACGAGTATTGAAATTCCTGGACTCGATGTGGGAAATACAACTACTATTAGCATCACTGACATGGTAAGACGGAAATCTGGAGATTCCATCCCTATCATGGTCATGGTCGACCCTGAAAACTCTGTTGCCGAAGCAAATGAGACCAATAATTTGTACACAACAAATGCGACCATAACTGCAAGTGGTGATCTCTGGCAGGGTGGCCGGTTCTCTGTGGGCCACGACCTAGTAAATAATGCTGTTTACGAGGAAGGAAATAGCGGAGTGGCAATTGCACTGTCTGGTGCCTATACTTCAAGTTCCAGCGCGACAGGTATTACTTTTACTAGGACTTTTAGTGCTGAGGACATGAAAATCCCAGCAGGGGCAACCATTAAATCAGCCAGAATCTATCAAGGCTGGACCTGGTACGGCGATCCCGGATTCAACATGCAGTTCAACGGCCGTGAGAGCCAGAAACCTGATGTCAAATATATTGATTCCATTAATGGTCAGGCTGTCTTTGATGTGACTCCTTATTTCAATGCAACAGGCAACAACACCGCAGTTATAGCCTCAACAACTACTTCCCAAGTTGATTTTGCCTACTACGGCACATTGCTTGTTGTGGTTTACGAGGCTCCCAGTGAACCCTACAGGCAGATCTGGGTTAATGAAGGCAGCGATTGCCTGCTCTACAGCATGGGTACCGGCTATACCATGTTCGAAAATGTGACTACTGACGGTCTTTTCTCCGCTAAAATCACCACAGTCCTGGAATCAGGTGATGGTACGGATGGTAGCAGTATCACCTTTAATGATAGATCCCTTTCTAACACTGGAAGCGGCGGAGCAGATCCACTTCTCAGGTATTTTAATGTATCCGATGCCCTTCGGGATGGAGAGAACGAACTGGGAGTCGCTGGTAATAGCTACTTTAATCTTGCCAATGCTATCCTCGAAGTCACCAAAGTAACCGCCTCTGAAGCAAATTTCACAGCAAACACTACGAATGGAAACGCTCCACTAAACGTGAAATTCACCGACACCTCTACAGGTACCCCAACCAACTGGACCTGGGACTTCGGAGACGGCAAAACATCAACCGAGCAAAACCCGACTCACATTTACAAGTCAGAAGGAAATTATACCGTAAAACTCACGGTATCAAATTCCCTTGGAAGCGATTCAGAGGAGAAAAACGGGTACATAACCGTTGGTTCTGTAGTCCTTGCTCCTGAAGCCAATTTCAGTGCAGATCAAACAAGTGGTAATGCGCCTCTCACTGTTCAGTTCAAGGACAAATCTACAAACACTCCAACTTTGTGGGAATGGGACTTCGGAGACGGCAAAACCTCTATCGAACAGAATCCATCTCATACTTATGAAACCGTGGGCACATACACCGTAAATCTGACTGCCATGAACTATGGCGGGAGCAACACCACAACAAAAACCGACTACATAACTGTAACTTCTGATACTTCAGCACCGGTTGCGAGTTTTACTACCGATTCAAATTCAGGCCAGGTGCCTTTTACAGTCAAGTTCACAGACACCTCCACAGGTAAAGTAAGCAGCTGGAATTGGGACTTTGGTGACGGCAGCACTTCCATAAAACAGAATCCCACCCACACTTACGTGACAGAAGGAAGTTACAATGTCACTCTCACTGCCACTGGTCCTGGAGGAAGTAACACAGCAACTTCTGCCAAGCCTATTATTGTCAGTACCCCGCTTACCTCACCAAGTTACAACGGAGGGATTCCACTGACTACCGCTCAGAACGGAACTGTTTCAGGCGGGTTATGGTATGATTCGTATCCCGGATTTTCAACATCTGCTCAAAAAACATTTACTTTGCCTGATTACACTAAGGTTAAATGGGCCAGGCTCTACGTCGATGTCTACGACGGACATATGGAAAATAATTACCGTGGCAATGTGAATATCGACATAGATGCAAACGGAGACAGCAAATACGAGATACAGAAGAATGAGACTTTCGACACAACTTATTCGTTCCCAGGCGAAGGCGGAATCGGTCCTGTCTGGTTAAGTGACCACATGAACCGTGTAACAAGCGACTACCTTATGTGGTACGACCTTACCGATGTGATTACAGGTCAGCAGGTTAATGTTCAAGCCACAACCACAAAAATTGATTCGTCATTTGACGGTCGTGTCAAAGCTATGATGCTGGTTGTTGCATATGACGATGGCGATTCTGACCAGGTTTATTACTGGGTCAACCAGGGCCATGATACAGTTAATCCGCTGGATGAAACATATACGGGTTCGACCTCATTTGGTACCTCCTCACTTGCAAGCGGTTGGAGTTCAGCAAATCTGACTGCGATCTATCTTGCCAGCAAAGATGGGGGCTACACTTTCAATGGAACAACACTGGATTCTGGTGTGGCATCAGGGTCTTATTATGGAGCTAATACCTGGGATATAAGCAGCCTTCTTGGTGCTGGACAGGACAGTGCACTTACTTACAACAAGCAGGACAGCAGCTACTATAAGATTCCACTTGCCCTTATGAGTGTCAAGTATACGTCAGCTTCACCTGAATTACTCACTGCAGATTTCAAAGCGGACGTAACAAGCGGTAATGCACCTCTAACGGTTAACTTTACGGATCAGTCAACTGGATCACCGACGTCCTGGTTCTGGGACTTCGGGGACGGTACAAATGCTACCGAGCAGAATCCGATCCACACGTACATATCAGCCGGTAACTATACTGTCAATCTTACGGTTGCAAATGCTGACGGCAATGATTCTGAAGTAAAAACTGAGTACATTATCGTAAGTGAACTACTTCCTGGCGCTCCGGTTGCAAACTTTACAGCCAATAAGACCAGTGGAAAGGCTCCACTTGACGTTCAGTTTACAGACGCTTCAACTGGTAATATCTCATCCTATGCATGGGACTTTGATAATGATGGAACTATAGACAGTAACGAACAGAGTCCTTTGTATACCTACGCTTCAGCCGGCACCTATACTGTCAACCTTACGGTTGCAAATGCTAACGGTAACGATTCGGAGGTAAAAACCGGGTACATTAAGGTCTCCAGTCAATCTTCATCAAAGCCAGTAGCTGAATTTTCTGCGTCGCCTACTTCAGGAAAAACACCATTAAAGGTTAAATTTACTGATACAAGCACTGGTTCTCCAACTTTCTGGTTCTGGAAATTTGGAGATGGATCAAAATCATTCCACCAGAATCCTGTTCACAAGTATTCAAAGGCAGGAACATATACTGTTAACTTGACAGTAAAGAATGCTAAAGGCAAGAACACGGTAACAAAAACACAATATATAAAAGTGATTACAAAGCCAGCTGCAAACTTCAACAGCAGTGTTACATCAGGAAAAACACCATTAAAGGTTAAATTTACTGACACAAGCACAGGAATACCTGCTAAATGGAGATGGGACTTTGGAGATGGATCAAAGTCATTCCTTCAGAATCCGGTTCACAAGTATTCTAAGGCAGGAACATATACTGTTAACTTGACAGTAAAGAATGCTAAAGGCAAGAACACGGTAACAAAAACAGAATATATAAAAGTGATTACAAAACCGGTTGCAAACTTCACCAGCAGCGTTACATCAGGAAAAACGCCATTAAAGGTTAAATTTACCGACACAAGCACAGGAATACCTGCTAAATGGAGATGGGACTTTGGAGACGGAGCAAAGTCATTCCATCAGAATCCAGTTCACAAGTATTCTAAGGCAGGAACATATACTGTTAACTTGACAGTAAAGAATGCTAAAGGCAAGAACACGGTAACAAAAACACAATATATAAAAGTTATATAAAAGTGACAACAAATACAAGACCTGGAATATATTCTGAAAGCAAATAAATCCTTAACTTGAAAAACAATAAAAAATCGAGGCTAAAGGGTTAAGAGATCATTGACAAAATCTGGCAAAATAGCCCTTTAGCCTCGTTGACCAGAGTTGAAAGCCAACTTTGGTTTGAAATTTTTAATAGTTTACTGCACAATTTTTGGCTTTGTAAAAACCTGATATTAAAGGGTATGATTTATTGAAACATAAGCGCTAGAATTTTTTTATTTTTTCACAAGATTTAATGTTATTCAAATAAATATTAATATTACTCGATTTAGGGAAATTAGCACCTACTTTGACCCTATATGATTTGAGAATGTTTTAAAAACACTAGCGAAAAACATTTACTTTCAAAAAAACTAATATTTTAGAAAGTGATGGACAGTTCACATAGTAAAACCAATATTTTAAAAAGAAATATAATTACTTACCAAAAGTATTACTTTGAAATTGAATATCATTTTATCTCTTCAACGTTTCCAATTCATTGTGATTTTTATACGATATTTTATTGTTGACACATCACTAGTTTCTGTAATTGATAGAGATTAATTATTTATAAACAGCCGGTCGTTATTTAATTATTATTATATAATTATTTTTTTATTTAAGTTGACCAAGTTTATTCACAGGTTCAACTGATCTGATTTGTTTATGGGGGTAAAGGATGAAGGTGAAATTGATAATTCCTCTGCTAATCCTATGCTTAGCTTTTTCTCCTGGATTAGTGCAAGCACAGACTGATATGACTGGAAGTATGACCGGAAATATTACTGAGAATATAATGATCAATAATATGGGTAACGTAACCGGAAACATAAATGGAACCATGATTTGCAACATGACTGGAATGACTAGAATGCAAAATATGACCGGAAATATGAGGAATATGCCAATGATTGGAACCATAACCGGAAACATAACCGGGGGCATGTAACCACAATGCAGAATATGACCGGAAATATGGGGAATATGCCGATGACTGGAACCATAACCGGAAACATAACCGTGCATATGAAAAATATGACAGAAATGCAGAACATGAAAAAATGCAGAACATGAAAAATGCAGAATATGGCAAAAACACAGAAAACTCGTAACTAATCTGTTGCTTGTGCTTAAGAGCATAAAATTCCAAATCTGTTATGTCGGAAGATCACGGTTTCGAAATTAGAAATATGGATTCGTGAGCTTAAACTTAAGCACATAATTCGATGTCAATAGAAGGCTATGTACCCAAAAACGCGGAACT contains these protein-coding regions:
- a CDS encoding PKD domain-containing protein — protein: MKKIFLILCIVALMCMTGLVSAAVVTDAPVANFTANPTSGTAPLTVQFTDISTNATSWAWDFNNDGTVDSTEQNPVYTYTAADNYTVNLTVANAGEKSDSEVKTDYIVVNESLPKSLVANFTANVTTGTSPLTVEFIDISTGSPTSWQWDFNDDGIIDSTKQNQIYTYSKAGNYTVNLTVSNADGNDSEVKIEYIIVSESLSGAPVADFAATPTSGDAPLTVNFTDASNGTVSSYSWDFDNDGTVDSTEQNPSYTYTSAGKYTVNLTITNATGSDSKVKTNYVTVEGTGTGGLADTAWPKFHRDLNNTGQSPYNGPQTNTTIWNYTTGSINYASPVIGSDGTIYIGSYGNSKLYAINPDGTLKWTYNTGGKISGSAAIGTDGTIYIGSYDKNIYAINPDGTLKWAYNTGGSISGSAVIGSDGTIYIGSSDDKVYAINPDGTLKWTYTTGKTISGSLAIGKDGTIYIGSYDKYLHALNPNGTLKWKYKTWQFYHGSPSIGTDGTIYTGSSGSSNLYALNPDGTLKWRYSTGDIYGGTPAIATDGTIYIGSYSRSQIYALNPDGTLKWTYNAGAIFGSMALGADGTIYIGSSDKKVYAINPDGTLKWSYTTGGTIYGSPVISADGTLYIGSYDGKLYAFKDVGPVANFTATYVPGAPLTIQFNDTSSYNPTSWAWDFGDNETSTEQNPVHTYAKAGNYTVTLTAANDYGSDAETKTERFETLVATSITVSPVSAQLYLNKTQQFSATAIDQFGKNMSDVSFTWLSSNESVGTINTSGLLTSLAPGTTNVTASSGNVSAFAQVTVIGPSPDLNISSVTSTTYPISYNKITATIRNEGTEDAGAFKTNFTVDGNTTSIEIPGLDVGNTTTISITDMVRRKSGDSIPIMVMVDPENSVAEANETNNLYTTNATITASGDLWQGGRFSVGHDLVNNAVYEEGNSGVAIALSGAYTSSSSATGITFTRTFSAEDMKIPAGATIKSARIYQGWTWYGDPGFNMQFNGRESQKPDVKYIDSINGQAVFDVTPYFNATGNNTAVIASTTTSQVDFAYYGTLLVVVYEAPSEPYRQIWVNEGSDCLLYSMGTGYTMFENVTTDGLFSAKITTVLESGDGTDGSSITFNDRSLSNTGSGGADPLLRYFNVSDALRDGENELGVAGNSYFNLANAILEVTKVTASEANFTANTTNGNAPLNVKFTDTSTGTPTNWTWDFGDGKTSTEQNPTHIYKSEGNYTVKLTVSNSLGSDSEEKNGYITVGSVVLAPEANFSADQTSGNAPLTVQFKDKSTNTPTLWEWDFGDGKTSIEQNPSHTYETVGTYTVNLTAMNYGGSNTTTKTDYITVTSDTSAPVASFTTDSNSGQVPFTVKFTDTSTGKVSSWNWDFGDGSTSIKQNPTHTYVTEGSYNVTLTATGPGGSNTATSAKPIIVSTPLTSPSYNGGIPLTTAQNGTVSGGLWYDSYPGFSTSAQKTFTLPDYTKVKWARLYVDVYDGHMENNYRGNVNIDIDANGDSKYEIQKNETFDTTYSFPGEGGIGPVWLSDHMNRVTSDYLMWYDLTDVITGQQVNVQATTTKIDSSFDGRVKAMMLVVAYDDGDSDQVYYWVNQGHDTVNPLDETYTGSTSFGTSSLASGWSSANLTAIYLASKDGGYTFNGTTLDSGVASGSYYGANTWDISSLLGAGQDSALTYNKQDSSYYKIPLALMSVKYTSASPELLTADFKADVTSGNAPLTVNFTDQSTGSPTSWFWDFGDGTNATEQNPIHTYISAGNYTVNLTVANADGNDSEVKTEYIIVSELLPGAPVANFTANKTSGKAPLDVQFTDASTGNISSYAWDFDNDGTIDSNEQSPLYTYASAGTYTVNLTVANANGNDSEVKTGYIKVSSQSSSKPVAEFSASPTSGKTPLKVKFTDTSTGSPTFWFWKFGDGSKSFHQNPVHKYSKAGTYTVNLTVKNAKGKNTVTKTQYIKVITKPAANFNSSVTSGKTPLKVKFTDTSTGIPAKWRWDFGDGSKSFLQNPVHKYSKAGTYTVNLTVKNAKGKNTVTKTEYIKVITKPVANFTSSVTSGKTPLKVKFTDTSTGIPAKWRWDFGDGAKSFHQNPVHKYSKAGTYTVNLTVKNAKGKNTVTKTQYIKVI